A window of Methylomonas sp. 11b genomic DNA:
TGCCCGCTGCTGTGGCACCGATAACGCCGCCGGTGACTTTTGAAACCATTTGAAATTCGCTATCCGGACGAAGATTTTGAATTTTAACACCTGCCGCAATTTCTCTGGCTACTGGCGTAATACCATCGGCGCGCGTAGTCACGGTGTTAATGATCAGCTCTTTTCCTGTTTGAATATTTTTTAGCACAATATCGCCATAGGCTCCACCTTTAGCGCCTCCAGTAGCAGGATTGGGAATTAAAACTTCTGCTTTGCCGCCCCCACTTTTCAGCACCCAGTCACCAGTAGCGAGATATTCATCCGCAATCGCTTTGTTCAGCGCCCTGGTTTCAGCAGATCCTAATCGGCCACCTAATTTTGCAAGTCCTGAAACGATATTGGAAATTAGGTCCAATCCCGTTGGATCATTGGCGTTAACCGGGTTGTTATCGACATAGGCATAGAAATTAATTCCAGCCGCAAACCCCTTCGGGTCTTCCGAGATAAACCGCCCAGTATTGGGATCATAATACCTGGCCCGATAATAATAAAACCCGCTCTCCCCATCGGCTTCCCGGCCGGTATATTTCTGCGCGGCGTTGCTGGTACCGGTTGAGCTTAGGTTGCCGCCGAAGGCGGTGTAGCTTTGGGTGGCCTGGATTTGGCCGTCGTGGGCACTTTGCCCCAACACAGATTGCAAGGCGTCGTGGTGGTAGGTACTGTTGACCATCCTGTTGTTGGCGTCGCGGTGGTAGCCGTTGACCACTTCGTCGATCACCGTGCCGCGCAGGTATTGGTCGCGTAACGCGCCGTTACTCTCGTAAATGGCTTCCAGGTGTTCGCCTTCCAGGTAGTAACGGCTGGTCAGGCTGGCGGCTTTTTGGATGCGGTAGCCGGATGGATCGTAGCGGTATTGGCTGGTGTTGATTTGTTTGACGCGGTTGTTGGCGTCCCAAGTTAAAGTTAGGCTGCGGTTGCCGCTGACGTTGGTGAGGCTGCCGTTGGCATCGTATTGGTAGCTTTCGAAGACGGTACCTGTTGGGCTGCCGGTGCGGATGTCTTTGAGCTGGTTGGCGGCATCGACGTTGTAATATTTGACGCTGCCGGCCTTTGTATAGGTCTTGCGGTTGCCGACCTTGTCGTAGCTGAAGCTTTCATCGTTGGCGGTACCGGGGTAGTCGGCGCTGAGCAAACGATATGCCGGGTCGTAGCCGAAGGTAGTGGTACCCGTGACTTGGCCGCTGGCGTTATGGTCGATCTGAGTCAAAATGTTGCCGAGCCGGTCACGCGTGTAGCTCGTATCGTTAACCAGCTGGCCGGTAAGCGTGGTATTTTTCAGTTGCGTCAAGCGGCCCGCTGCGTCCCAGCCGTAGCGGGTTTGGGCGCCGTTACTGAGGATGCGGTCCAGTAACCGGCCCGCGCCGTCGTAATGGTAACTGACTTGCAGGTATGCAGGGTTGGTCTCGGCCACCAGACGATTGGCATTGTCGTACTGGTAGTCGGTGATGTCACCCTGGTAGTCGGTTTTGGTGTCTATATTACCGACCGGGTCGTAAGCCCAACTTAGGGTTTTGCTGGAGCGGCTGTCGGTTTTGCTTTTGAGCTGGTGTTTGGCGGTGTAGGTATACGTATAGGTGACATCGGCGTTTTGGCTTTGGATCAGATCGCCAAATAGGTCGTAGGTATAGACTTCCTGACTGCTGTCGATTAAATGATCGGTTTGGGTCAGACGGTTCAGACGGTCGTAGGTGTGCCGGCTAACCTGGCCCTTGCGGTCGGTGGTCTCGATCAGGTTGCCGGCTTCGTCGTAGACGGACAGCTGGGTCTTGTCGGTCGGGGTTTCGATGAGCGGATCGACGGTTTCGGTCAAGCGTCCCAGGTCGTCGTAATGGAAGGCAGTGGTATGGTTTTCGGCATCGGTAACTGTAAGGCGGTTGCCGAGCAGATCGTAACTGTAGGCGGTGATGTTGCCTTGGGCATCCTTGCTTTGCTTGAGGCGATTTAACTCGTCATATTGCCGGCTTTCGCTGCAGCCGTCGGCGTTGAGGGGTTGATGGCCGGGGTCGCCGACATTGCTGATCGCATTGGCGTCGATGAGGCAGGTTTGGTTGCCGTTGGCGTCGTAAGAAAAACTGGTCTCGAAGCCCAAAGGATCGACGACCTTGGTCAAGCGACCGACGGCGTCGTACTCGCTTTTGACGGTTTCGCCGTTGTCGTTGGTGACGGCAATCGCTTCGCCCCGTAGATTGTATTTCGTTTCAGTGCGATGGCCGTTGCCGTCGATGGCCGCCGTTTTACGATTCATCGCGTCGTATTCGTATTTTGTGGAATGGCCGTTAGCATCGATCTGGCTGCTTAGATTGCCGGCTTCATCGTAACCGAATTGGCTGGTTTTGCCGAACACATCGGTGGTAGCGATGCGGCGGTCGGCGGCATCGTACTGATGGGTGGCGTCAGTACAGATGACGTAGCCGCCGCTGGGAGCCGCACAGCCCACTTTGGCTACGCTGGTGGGATACCAAGTCTTTTCCTGAGCCACTTGGCCGTTGGCGTCGAACACGGTTTCCTGGATGCGGCCTTCGGGATCGGTGACCTTGACGGGCCGGTCCAGCGAGTCATAGGTATAGGTGGTGGTTAATGCCAACAATGTGGCGTTGGTCGGCGAAGTCCGACGATAGAATGTTTCGGTTTGTTTCCGGCCCAGACTGTCATAGGTGAAGTGGGTATGCAGGGTCTGCCCGGACCCGGTGACATTGGTATCAGCCAGCTTCAAGCCGTTACTGCCCGCCTCGTAAGTGTAGGCGGTAACCCGTTTGCGGACGGTGTTGCCGGGTATCAGATACTCGGTCAGCGTCGCCAGAGTGCCGTCGGCATTCCAGCAATAATCGTGCAGTTTGACGTTGGCTTGGCCGTTCAGCGTAGACAGGGTCAGCGCTTGCGGCTTACCGTTCAAGGCGCAGCCGGCCGTGCTGGTATAAAAACTGGTGGTGATGACGGTGCCGCGCTTGTCCTTGACCGTGGCTACTTGATCGTAAGGACCGTAAGTCGTGTCGACGGTTTGATTTAAGGCGTCTTGCTCGCGGGAAACGTTGCCGCCGGTGTCGGAGGCACCGCTCAAGGCTTTGTCGAGCCGGTAGCTGTATTGCGTGGCATAACCCAGCGCGTCATACTTTTTATTGCGAATACCGTCGCTTTGGTTTTCGAACAGCAATAAACCGCCGTCGGCTTCTTCCAGTTTGGTCATCCGGCCGTCAGCATCATAACTGTAGCGGCGGATGCCGCCGCGTGGGTCGGTGACGCGGGTGGTTTTGCGGTAGAGGTCGTAGTCCAGGGTTTCCGTGTGGTTCAACGCATTGTGGTAATTGAAGGCCCGACCGTTTTGGTAGTAATTGAAGGTGGTTTTGACGGTCTGGCTGTTGCGTTGCAGCGGCTGAACAATCTCGTGCAGCAAATGCCCGGCTTGATAGGTATAGCTGACGACTTGGTTCAGGGGGTTGGTTTTGCCGGTCAGATCGCTGCCGCTAAAGTTATAACGCCATTGACGTCCCGTCCAATCGGTAATGTCTTTGAGATGATTGTCGGCATAATAGGTGAACACCAGACCGCTACGACCGCTAATACCCAAATTATCGGTCACCGTGGACAGTCGCCCGTTGGCATCATAAGTCAGGGTCAAACGGTCGCCCCAAGAATTATCGATGAATTTCAAACGAGCAGTGAGGTTGGGCGTGGTTTTTAAATTACCGCTAACCGTCTCAAAGGTGTATTTAGTGCCGTTTCTGAAGGTCAGCGTGTGCTGACCCGCGGCGCTGTCCAAGGTCAATGTGTCGTAGACGCCTTTGGGGGTGGTCACTGCATAACTGGTTTCATTAACCAAAAAGTTCTGCTCGCCGCCGCGTTCGTCGGTATAGGTGATCGACGAGGTTTTATTGTTGGCGTTTTCCGATTTCTGTATGCTGTTGCAATTGGGACAAATCCCGAAATCGTTGGATTCCAGACGCATGCCGTAGGAATGCACCCAACCGAAACCCAGTCCACGATCAACCGTCGTAGCACTGGGCGCGCTGTTATAGGTGCGGGTGAACAAGTAGTTAAGCGCATTGCGCCCGCGAATCTGAATATCGGTTTCGTCGTGGTAATTGTTGCCGGAGACCGTTGACACCGGGTCCGCCGTCGA
This region includes:
- a CDS encoding RHS repeat-associated core domain-containing protein, with translation MDRNRNPINRPIRRHWMVATFAVLNLMLAESIFAGGYVDGRVALEPATAINTGAISVSPTFNNDQFNDKILVGTVNNDQVKTPSTADPVSTVSGNNYHDETDIQIRGRNALNYLFTRTYNSAPSATTVDRGLGFGWVHSYGMRLESNDFGICPNCNSIQKSENANNKTSSITYTDERGGEQNFLVNETSYAVTTPKGVYDTLTLDSAAGQHTLTFRNGTKYTFETVSGNLKTTPNLTARLKFIDNSWGDRLTLTYDANGRLSTVTDNLGISGRSGLVFTYYADNHLKDITDWTGRQWRYNFSGSDLTGKTNPLNQVVSYTYQAGHLLHEIVQPLQRNSQTVKTTFNYYQNGRAFNYHNALNHTETLDYDLYRKTTRVTDPRGGIRRYSYDADGRMTKLEEADGGLLLFENQSDGIRNKKYDALGYATQYSYRLDKALSGASDTGGNVSREQDALNQTVDTTYGPYDQVATVKDKRGTVITTSFYTSTAGCALNGKPQALTLSTLNGQANVKLHDYCWNADGTLATLTEYLIPGNTVRKRVTAYTYEAGSNGLKLADTNVTGSGQTLHTHFTYDSLGRKQTETFYRRTSPTNATLLALTTTYTYDSLDRPVKVTDPEGRIQETVFDANGQVAQEKTWYPTSVAKVGCAAPSGGYVICTDATHQYDAADRRIATTDVFGKTSQFGYDEAGNLSSQIDANGHSTKYEYDAMNRKTAAIDGNGHRTETKYNLRGEAIAVTNDNGETVKSEYDAVGRLTKVVDPLGFETSFSYDANGNQTCLIDANAISNVGDPGHQPLNADGCSESRQYDELNRLKQSKDAQGNITAYSYDLLGNRLTVTDAENHTTAFHYDDLGRLTETVDPLIETPTDKTQLSVYDEAGNLIETTDRKGQVSRHTYDRLNRLTQTDHLIDSSQEVYTYDLFGDLIQSQNADVTYTYTYTAKHQLKSKTDSRSSKTLSWAYDPVGNIDTKTDYQGDITDYQYDNANRLVAETNPAYLQVSYHYDGAGRLLDRILSNGAQTRYGWDAAGRLTQLKNTTLTGQLVNDTSYTRDRLGNILTQIDHNASGQVTGTTTFGYDPAYRLLSADYPGTANDESFSYDKVGNRKTYTKAGSVKYYNVDAANQLKDIRTGSPTGTVFESYQYDANGSLTNVSGNRSLTLTWDANNRVKQINTSQYRYDPSGYRIQKAASLTSRYYLEGEHLEAIYESNGALRDQYLRGTVIDEVVNGYHRDANNRMVNSTYHHDALQSVLGQSAHDGQIQATQSYTAFGGNLSSTGTSNAAQKYTGREADGESGFYYYRARYYDPNTGRFISEDPKGFAAGINFYAYVDNNPVNANDPTGLDLISNIVSGLAKLGGRLGSAETRALNKAIADEYLATGDWVLKSGGGKAEVLIPNPATGGAKGGAYGDIVLKNIQTGKELIINTVTTRADGITPVAREIAAGVKIQNLRPDSEFQMVSKVTGGVIGATAAGSANASSGIFGTGITWNDVGNFVIDFLTPGGVGSVGAGSDIVPNTSSINWNSSNFWSSSANGGFVLYPNKANTNMMRSVYSK